One Alistipes sp. ZOR0009 genomic window, AGGAGGTGCTTACTGGAAAAGCTAAGTTTGGCATTTTTGGAGATGGAAAGGAACTTCCGCAAATTGCTATGGCGAAGTATTTTCAGCCAGGCGATTGGCGCTCGGGCTACTATCGTGATCAGACATTTATGTTGGCTACGGAGATGAGCCCAGCCGAAGAGTTTTTTCACCAGCTGTATGGGAATACCGATTTGGCCGATAACCCTAGCAACGGAGGTCGATCTTTCAACAATCACTTTGCTACACGTAGCCACAATGAAGATGGCTCTTGGAAAAATTTAGCCAATCAAAAGAATACAGCATCTGACTTATCTCCAACGGCAGGGCAGATGCCTCGTTTGATTGGGTTAGCGTATGCCTCTAAGCTCTACCGTCATCTTCCACACGATAAATCGTTCGAAAATTTTAGCAATGGGGGTAATGAGGTAGCCTTTGGGACTATTGGGGATGCCAGCACATCCGAAGGCCATTTCTTTGAAATAATGAATGCGGTTGCTGTAATGCAGGTTCCGCTGGCAATGGCTGTATGGGACGATGGCTATGGCATTAGCGTAAGCCGAGATTTACAAACCGTAAAATCTAGCATCTCGGAGGCTCTGAAAGGTTTTGAGAAAAAGGAGGGTGACACCACTGGTATTCTTATCTATAAAGCTAGAGGTTGGAACTATCCAGAGTTGCTAGCCACCTTTAAAGAGGGGATTGCTAAGTGCAGAGCCGAGCAGGTTCCTGTCCTTTTTCACATTGTCGAGCTAACGCAACCTCAGGGTCACTCCACCTCTGGATCGCATGAGCGCTACAAATCGAAGGAGCGCTTGGAATGGGAGCTACAGTACGATTGTTTGTCTCAGTTTAAAATGTGGATTCTGGAAAGCGGGTTGGCTACAGCCTCAGAGCTTGAATCGTTGGAAAACAAGGCTGCTGAAGATGCCAAAAAAGCAAAAAATGTAGCGTGGACAAAGTTTTTGGCCCCGATAAGAAAAGATAGGGACGCACTTCTTGCTATCGTAGAGTCGAGAAATTGTGTTTGCAAGCGTAATAAGTTCGATAAGGTTAAGACTATAGCGGAAGATTTAAGGCGTATTGATGCGCCTATTCGTAAGGATGTGCTTAGCGCTGCCAAGCGTCTTGTTCGTCACGTTTGCGACGATTGCGAAAATTTGGTGGGTTTAAAGGATGATGTCCGTAGTTGGATTGAGAGGGCTAAAGCCGATGCTTTTGATAGGTATAGCACCCATCTTTATAGCGAGTCGGATAGGGCTGCCATTAAGGTGGAGGAGGTGAAACCTCTATTTTCCGAAAGTTCGAAAATGGTTAATGGTAGGGAGATCATTAGAGATAACTACGAGCATATTTTCGACAAGTACCCTAATGTGGTGGTTTTTGGAGAGGATGTGGGTAAAATTGGCGGCGTAAACCAAACCTACGAAGGGTTACAGGAGAAGTTTGGAGAGCTGCGCGTGTCGGATACCGGAATTCGCGAAACATCTATTATAGGGCAAGGCCTTGGCCTGGCGCTTCGTGGTTTTAGGCCAATTGCCGAGATACAGTACTTCGATTACATCCTTTATGGTCTTCAAACGCTTTCTGATGACGTGGCAACGCTGCACTGGCGCACACGAGGCGGACAGAAGGCACCAATGATTATTACCACCCGAGGACACCGATTGGAAGGCATATGGCATTCTGGCTCGCCATTGAGTATGGTCATAAACTCAATTAGGGGGATATACGTATGCGTTCCTCGTAATATGACGCAGGCGGCTGGTATGTACAATACGCTGCTTAAAGGAGATGATCCTGCGTTGGTGGTTGAGCCTCTTAATGGCTACCGCTTAAAGGAGCTTCGTCCGGATAATATTGGAGAGTACACGGTACCGTTGGGGATTCCCGAAATTTTAAATGAAGGTACCGATATTACCTTAGTTACCTATGGTTCGTGCGTTCGTATTGCTCAGGATGCAGTTAAGCAGCTTGCCGAGTTCGGAATCTCCGTTGAGCTAATAGATGTTCAAACGCTTCTTCCGTTCGATAGAACGAACACAATTCTTGAGTCGGTAAAGAAAACGAACCGAGTGGTATTCTTCGACGAAGATGTACCCGGCGGTGCGACAGCCTTTATGATGCAGCGAGTAATTGAGGAACGTGGCGGATTTTACCATTTGGAGGATGAGCCAAAGACGATTACCGCTCGCGAGCATCGACCTGCATTTGCTTCGGATGGCGACTACTTTTCGAACCCAAATGCCGAAGATGTTTTCGATACGCTTTACGAAATGATGCATAGGAGCAATCCTACAAAATATCCACGTTTGTTCTAGTTGTATACCATAGTATTTAGTATTTTGTGTGGCAGGAATTTCGTCGTTCCTGCCACTTTTTTTGTGCTTACGCAATCTTTATACTTAAAAAATTGGGATCAGGAATCGGATGGTTGCATAAATACAATAAGTTTGAAGCCTGCTAGCATTATGCTTTTGAATTCTTTTTTGATGAAAAGGAGAGCTGATAGTGGCTTGCAGCATCTGTTGGCGGAACAACGTAGTATATCATAGTTTAAAGATGTAGCAATGAATAGGGAAGAGGCTTGGCTATTGCTGAATAGCCGAATAAAGAATCCACGAATGGTGGCGCATAGCCTATCGTCGGAGGCGGTAATGCGTAAGCTGGCGGTGCATTTTGGCGAAGATGAGGAGCTGTGGGGCTTGGCTGGTTTGTTGCACGACCTCGATGTGGAGGAGACGGAAGGGAATCATGAGCTGCATGGCAACATTGCTGCTGACTACCTGAGGGAGCAGGGATTACCTCAAGCTGCCGTTGATGCTATTCGCAGGCACAACGAGCTGGCAACTTCAGAGCCGCGTACAACGCTTCTCGATCATGCGCTGGCGGCTGGCGAAACGATAACTGGAATGATTACGGCTACGGCAATGGTTTATCCTGATAAACGGGTAGCATCTGTTCAGCCCAAGTCGGTGGTTAAACGGATGAAGGAGGTTAAGTTTGCCGCGTCGGTAAAGCGCGAAAATATAATGGAGTGCGAAATGGTTGGCATTCCGCTACCGCAGTTTGCCGAGATGGCCATTGCAGCCATGAGCGAAATTGCTGAAGAAATAGGGCTGTAGTACGACAAAAAAAAGAGGGTCGCGTGCATGATGCTAGCGACCCTCTCTTATTATGACAGTAGTTTTTATAGTGGTCTAAATCCGTTTCCAAGAATTTCGCCAGCCCCCGTTACGTTTACAAACGCTTTAGGATCTATCTTGCGAATTTCCTGCTTTAAAATCTCCACCTCGCGGCGGTTAAGCACCACGTAAATCATTTTACGCTCCTGCTCTTGGTAAAGTCCCTTCACATCAATAAGGGTACCCCCTCTGTCTAGATCTTTCAGGATAAAGGCTCTAATTTCCTCGTACTTATCCGAGATAATCATAACCGTTTTGTTGTATCCCTCCTCGTTAAGAATGGTGTCGATAATCTTACTTTGAATAAAGATTAGAATC contains:
- a CDS encoding thiamine pyrophosphate-dependent enzyme — translated: MSTVGDIKSINGKADNFDPSEVLKDYYIGWLSRNMSLIGRKEVLTGKAKFGIFGDGKELPQIAMAKYFQPGDWRSGYYRDQTFMLATEMSPAEEFFHQLYGNTDLADNPSNGGRSFNNHFATRSHNEDGSWKNLANQKNTASDLSPTAGQMPRLIGLAYASKLYRHLPHDKSFENFSNGGNEVAFGTIGDASTSEGHFFEIMNAVAVMQVPLAMAVWDDGYGISVSRDLQTVKSSISEALKGFEKKEGDTTGILIYKARGWNYPELLATFKEGIAKCRAEQVPVLFHIVELTQPQGHSTSGSHERYKSKERLEWELQYDCLSQFKMWILESGLATASELESLENKAAEDAKKAKNVAWTKFLAPIRKDRDALLAIVESRNCVCKRNKFDKVKTIAEDLRRIDAPIRKDVLSAAKRLVRHVCDDCENLVGLKDDVRSWIERAKADAFDRYSTHLYSESDRAAIKVEEVKPLFSESSKMVNGREIIRDNYEHIFDKYPNVVVFGEDVGKIGGVNQTYEGLQEKFGELRVSDTGIRETSIIGQGLGLALRGFRPIAEIQYFDYILYGLQTLSDDVATLHWRTRGGQKAPMIITTRGHRLEGIWHSGSPLSMVINSIRGIYVCVPRNMTQAAGMYNTLLKGDDPALVVEPLNGYRLKELRPDNIGEYTVPLGIPEILNEGTDITLVTYGSCVRIAQDAVKQLAEFGISVELIDVQTLLPFDRTNTILESVKKTNRVVFFDEDVPGGATAFMMQRVIEERGGFYHLEDEPKTITAREHRPAFASDGDYFSNPNAEDVFDTLYEMMHRSNPTKYPRLF
- a CDS encoding HDIG domain-containing metalloprotein, which codes for MNREEAWLLLNSRIKNPRMVAHSLSSEAVMRKLAVHFGEDEELWGLAGLLHDLDVEETEGNHELHGNIAADYLREQGLPQAAVDAIRRHNELATSEPRTTLLDHALAAGETITGMITATAMVYPDKRVASVQPKSVVKRMKEVKFAASVKRENIMECEMVGIPLPQFAEMAIAAMSEIAEEIGL